From the Ruminiclostridium josui JCM 17888 genome, one window contains:
- the tgt gene encoding tRNA guanosine(34) transglycosylase Tgt: MAAVTYELIKTCKQTGARLGRVHTPHGSFDTPVFMPVGTLATVKGMSPEELKEIDARIILSNTYHCYLRPGQDIVKQAGGLHGFMNWDRPILTDSGGFQVFSLSGLRKITEEGVTFRSHLDGSKHVFTPESVMGIENDLGADIIMAFDECAPYPAEYDYVKKSMERTTRWAKRCKDAHTNTEKQSLFGIIQGGMYKDLRIESANQLKELDFPGYAIGGLSVGEPAEIMYEVLDYTAPLMPADKPRYLMGVGTPDYLIEGAIRGIDMFDCVLPTRIGRNGTVLTSNGRVIIRDAKYSRDFSKLDPECDCYVCRNYSRAYIRHLLKCGEVLGLRLTTWHNLYFLINLMKQVRQAIMDDRLASFRDEFYLKYGYTK; this comes from the coding sequence ATGGCAGCAGTTACTTATGAATTAATAAAAACTTGCAAGCAGACAGGTGCAAGATTAGGTAGGGTGCATACACCTCACGGTTCCTTTGATACACCTGTTTTTATGCCTGTTGGTACCCTTGCTACCGTAAAAGGCATGTCACCTGAGGAACTAAAGGAGATAGATGCCAGAATAATATTAAGCAACACATATCACTGTTATCTAAGGCCTGGTCAGGATATTGTAAAGCAGGCAGGAGGCCTTCATGGGTTTATGAATTGGGACAGACCAATTCTCACTGATAGTGGAGGTTTTCAAGTGTTCAGCCTAAGCGGACTAAGAAAGATTACAGAAGAAGGTGTAACCTTCAGGTCTCATCTGGACGGTTCAAAACATGTATTTACACCTGAATCGGTAATGGGAATAGAAAATGATCTTGGTGCAGATATAATAATGGCATTTGATGAATGTGCACCCTATCCTGCTGAATACGATTATGTTAAGAAGTCAATGGAGCGTACCACAAGATGGGCAAAGAGATGTAAGGACGCTCATACCAATACTGAAAAACAGTCACTTTTCGGCATAATCCAGGGAGGTATGTACAAAGATTTGAGGATAGAAAGTGCTAACCAACTAAAGGAATTAGATTTTCCTGGTTATGCAATAGGAGGCTTAAGCGTTGGTGAGCCTGCAGAGATTATGTATGAAGTATTGGATTACACAGCGCCTCTTATGCCTGCTGATAAGCCCAGATACCTAATGGGAGTTGGTACCCCGGATTATCTTATAGAAGGAGCTATAAGGGGTATTGATATGTTTGACTGTGTCCTTCCAACAAGAATCGGAAGAAACGGTACAGTACTTACAAGTAATGGCAGAGTTATTATCCGTGATGCAAAATACTCTAGAGATTTTTCAAAGCTGGATCCGGAATGTGATTGTTATGTTTGCCGAAACTATTCAAGAGCTTACATCAGACACCTTCTCAAATGCGGAGAGGTTTTGGGCTTGAGGCTTACAACCTGGCACAACTTATATTTCTTAATAAACTTGATGAAACAAGTAAGACAAGCTATAATGGATGATAGGCTTGCCAGCTTCAGAGATGAATTTTATCTGAAATATGGCTATACTAAATAA
- the secF gene encoding protein translocase subunit SecF encodes MVNLYAKRYYFFILSAIIILSGVVMYLVEGFNLDIEFEGGTIIEMRANDKMFTEANTQELQTKIEDFVEKTINKPAKVQKSTSYDVSGTNTKGFDIITISIGSENTLSNDELTKVEEAVVKEFKLTAKDPVVSEESVEPFIGKEIMNNGLKAVAIAFVLIVLYVWYRFKAMSGLSAGVFAIVGVLHDLLIMLSVYVIFQIPLNESFIAAILTVVGYSMNDTVIIYDRIRENNRLLRKVPLPELVNDSIIQTLNRSINTVVTSLIAITTVYVFAKINGINSMEQFSFPLIVGIAAGCYSSIFIASPLYVMWKESQKKKKVSGKPAKA; translated from the coding sequence ATGGTTAATTTGTATGCTAAGAGATACTACTTTTTTATACTCTCAGCTATAATCATTTTATCAGGTGTTGTTATGTATCTAGTTGAAGGATTCAATCTTGATATTGAGTTTGAAGGCGGAACAATAATAGAAATGAGAGCAAATGATAAAATGTTTACTGAGGCAAACACTCAGGAGTTGCAGACTAAAATAGAAGATTTTGTTGAGAAGACAATAAACAAACCTGCAAAGGTTCAGAAATCAACTTCTTATGATGTAAGCGGCACTAACACTAAAGGGTTTGACATAATAACAATCAGTATAGGAAGTGAAAATACACTTTCAAACGATGAATTGACTAAGGTTGAAGAAGCAGTTGTAAAAGAATTTAAACTTACTGCGAAAGATCCTGTTGTAAGTGAAGAAAGTGTTGAACCATTCATAGGTAAGGAAATTATGAATAATGGTTTGAAAGCTGTTGCTATAGCTTTTGTATTAATAGTGTTATATGTTTGGTACAGATTCAAAGCTATGTCAGGATTATCAGCCGGTGTATTTGCAATTGTTGGTGTATTGCATGACTTATTGATAATGCTTTCTGTATATGTTATTTTCCAGATACCGTTGAATGAATCATTTATTGCTGCGATACTTACTGTTGTAGGATACTCAATGAATGATACAGTTATAATCTATGACCGTATTAGAGAAAACAACAGATTACTTAGGAAAGTACCTCTTCCTGAATTAGTAAACGATAGTATAATTCAGACTTTGAACAGATCAATCAACACAGTTGTTACATCATTAATAGCAATAACAACTGTATATGTATTCGCTAAAATAAATGGAATAAATTCAATGGAACAATTCAGCTTCCCATTGATTGTTGGTATTGCAGCTGGATGTTATTCATCTATCTTTATTGCAAGTCCATTATACGTAATGTGGAAGGAAAGTCAGAAAAAGAAAAAGGTTTCAGGAAAACCTGCAAAAGCTTAA
- a CDS encoding TIGR04086 family membrane protein, translated as MGIQTPGFKKSLDEHINLLRVVKGLIMAFLITLPCFLGFALFLTYTDFPEKHTYIAVLITTVLSVLVASAYSTKNVKSKGWMNGCFVGILYVVLLYIASSIVFLNFKVDVQVILSVVIGAIVGCLGGIFGINLR; from the coding sequence ATGGGCATACAGACACCTGGATTTAAAAAAAGCCTGGATGAGCATATAAACCTGCTGAGGGTAGTAAAAGGCTTAATAATGGCTTTTCTTATAACGCTTCCGTGTTTTTTAGGGTTTGCATTATTTTTAACATATACGGATTTTCCTGAAAAACACACCTATATTGCAGTTCTTATTACAACAGTATTGAGTGTACTGGTGGCATCAGCATACTCTACAAAAAATGTTAAGAGTAAAGGTTGGATGAACGGCTGTTTTGTTGGAATCCTTTATGTGGTTTTACTTTACATTGCCAGCAGTATTGTTTTCCTTAATTTTAAAGTTGATGTTCAGGTGATATTATCTGTGGTTATTGGTGCCATTGTGGGTTGTTTGGGTGGCATTTTTGGAATTAATTTAAGATAA
- a CDS encoding DUF6514 family protein, which yields MRDYETNLIYSKKVVVSEGKEKELYLKYYLIASEKNNSTATYGIQVIMENDKGGFEKAFIPDVLPSKRGINNLIYLLYSNSVTPVSVYDVIYDCIA from the coding sequence ATGAGAGATTATGAAACAAATCTTATTTATTCAAAAAAAGTTGTTGTCTCCGAAGGGAAAGAAAAGGAGTTATATCTCAAGTACTATCTTATCGCAAGCGAAAAGAATAATTCCACTGCTACATATGGTATACAGGTAATTATGGAAAATGATAAGGGAGGATTTGAAAAGGCATTTATTCCAGATGTCCTTCCATCCAAAAGAGGCATAAATAACCTCATTTACTTGCTATACTCGAATTCAGTTACTCCGGTAAGCGTTTATGATGTTATATATGACTGTATTGCATAA
- the secD gene encoding protein translocase subunit SecD has protein sequence MRGSNAVKFFSILLIIGILTWIAAYGSILGFEIPGVKNIRTGIDIQGGVDARLYAVTKDNSKAKAEDLDAARIIIGKRLDSKNIFDRVITVDKEKGYILVQIPHKKGEAFDPQKSIEEIGKTALLTFQEVDESKKDTNGNYLPTDKIILEGSDVKDASAEIDAENGGYCVALTLTSEGGKKFSEATGRLIGKPIAIFMDNELISAPNVQTQITGTSARITLGGTAGDEQRDEAKNLAGLIKSGSLPFKLEARQVNNISPTLGSNALNVSINAFIVALILICLFMIFYYRLPGLIASIALVLHTVLELLALSWTHIIVTLPGIAGLILTVGMAVDANVIIFERIKDEIKNGKTLHAAIDVGFKRAFSAVLDSNITTLISAVVLWKFGTGPIQSFAYTLGIGVVLSFITAVTASRIMLKSIQDIEVAKHHWLYGVSMRGGKANG, from the coding sequence ATGAGAGGAAGCAACGCGGTTAAATTTTTCTCGATATTGCTTATCATCGGAATTTTAACCTGGATAGCAGCTTATGGTTCTATCCTAGGCTTTGAAATACCTGGTGTTAAGAATATTAGAACAGGTATTGATATTCAGGGAGGCGTGGATGCTAGACTTTATGCAGTAACCAAGGATAACAGCAAGGCAAAAGCTGAAGATTTGGATGCTGCAAGAATTATCATAGGTAAGAGATTGGATTCTAAAAATATCTTTGATAGAGTTATCACTGTAGATAAGGAAAAGGGATATATCCTTGTACAGATACCTCACAAAAAAGGTGAAGCATTCGATCCACAGAAGTCAATAGAAGAAATTGGTAAAACCGCATTATTAACCTTCCAAGAGGTTGACGAAAGTAAAAAAGATACAAATGGAAATTATCTTCCAACCGACAAGATTATTCTTGAAGGTTCAGATGTAAAGGATGCATCTGCTGAAATTGATGCAGAAAATGGTGGATATTGTGTTGCATTGACACTGACATCAGAAGGTGGTAAGAAGTTTTCAGAAGCAACAGGAAGACTTATTGGTAAACCTATAGCAATTTTTATGGATAATGAATTGATTAGTGCCCCGAACGTTCAAACACAAATTACAGGTACTTCTGCAAGAATTACTTTAGGTGGTACTGCAGGTGATGAACAGAGGGATGAGGCAAAAAATTTAGCAGGACTCATAAAGTCAGGTTCATTACCATTTAAGTTAGAGGCTAGGCAGGTAAATAATATAAGTCCTACCCTTGGGTCTAACGCGCTTAATGTAAGTATAAATGCATTTATAGTTGCACTTATATTGATTTGTTTATTTATGATATTCTACTATAGATTGCCTGGATTAATAGCAAGTATAGCTTTAGTTCTCCACACAGTATTGGAATTACTTGCATTGTCTTGGACTCATATAATTGTTACTTTGCCGGGTATAGCTGGTCTCATACTGACAGTAGGTATGGCCGTTGATGCCAACGTTATAATATTTGAAAGAATCAAGGACGAAATTAAAAACGGAAAAACTCTTCATGCTGCAATTGATGTAGGATTTAAGAGAGCATTCTCAGCTGTGCTTGACTCAAATATAACTACTCTTATATCTGCTGTAGTTTTGTGGAAATTTGGTACAGGTCCTATACAGAGTTTTGCATATACTCTGGGAATAGGTGTTGTATTAAGCTTCATAACCGCTGTAACCGCTTCCAGAATAATGCTGAAGTCGATACAGGATATAGAAGTTGCAAAACACCATTGGTTATATGGCGTAAGCATGAGAGGAGGAAAAGCAAATGGTTAA
- the queA gene encoding tRNA preQ1(34) S-adenosylmethionine ribosyltransferase-isomerase QueA translates to MNLHDFDYYLPEELIAQHPIEKRDMSRLMVLDKETGEIEHKLFKDIVDYLDEGDCLVLNNTRVIPARLLGEKEGTGGKIEFVLLKRVEGDKWEVILKPGKKAKPGSRFVFGNGELKAEILEVLDEGNRLVRFIYEGVFEEILDRVGIMPLPPYITEKLENPERYQTVYAKINGSAAAPTAGLHFTKELLESLERKGVRIAYVMLHVGLGTFRPVKVDDITQHKMHSEYYSISKETCDIINDTRQKGKKVVAVGTTSCRVLETVGKSGKIEPCDGWTDIFIYPGYKFKVVDWLITNFHLPESTLIMLVSSLAGRDNVIHAYNVAVEEKYRFFSFGDAMFIK, encoded by the coding sequence GTGAACTTGCACGATTTCGATTATTACCTTCCGGAAGAACTTATCGCACAGCATCCCATAGAAAAAAGGGATATGTCCAGACTTATGGTACTGGATAAGGAAACCGGTGAGATTGAACATAAATTATTCAAGGACATAGTAGATTATCTGGATGAAGGTGATTGTCTTGTTCTTAATAATACCAGAGTTATACCTGCAAGACTTTTAGGTGAAAAAGAGGGTACAGGCGGAAAGATAGAATTTGTTTTGCTAAAAAGAGTTGAAGGAGACAAATGGGAAGTTATTTTAAAACCTGGAAAGAAGGCAAAGCCGGGGAGTCGATTTGTTTTTGGAAACGGTGAACTTAAAGCGGAAATTTTGGAAGTACTTGATGAAGGAAACAGACTAGTCAGATTCATATATGAGGGTGTATTCGAAGAAATACTGGATAGGGTAGGTATAATGCCCTTGCCACCGTATATTACTGAAAAACTTGAAAACCCGGAAAGATATCAAACGGTATATGCCAAGATTAATGGCTCTGCTGCTGCACCAACTGCCGGACTTCATTTTACCAAAGAACTTTTAGAATCCTTAGAACGGAAGGGTGTAAGAATAGCCTATGTTATGCTTCATGTGGGCCTAGGTACATTCAGACCTGTAAAAGTTGACGATATAACTCAACATAAAATGCACTCAGAATATTATTCTATAAGTAAGGAAACATGTGATATAATAAACGATACACGACAGAAAGGCAAAAAAGTTGTAGCTGTTGGTACTACTAGCTGCAGGGTACTTGAAACTGTGGGTAAAAGCGGAAAGATTGAACCTTGTGATGGCTGGACAGATATTTTCATATATCCGGGCTATAAGTTTAAAGTAGTAGACTGGCTTATTACAAACTTTCATTTGCCTGAATCAACACTTATCATGCTGGTTAGCTCTTTAGCTGGTAGGGATAATGTGATACATGCATACAATGTAGCTGTGGAAGAAAAATACAGATTTTTCAGCTTCGGAGATGCAATGTTTATTAAATAA
- the scfA gene encoding six-cysteine ranthipeptide SCIFF — MKHIKTINNATLKNSLAKGGCGECQTSCQSACKTSCTVANQSCENK; from the coding sequence ATGAAACATATAAAGACTATTAACAATGCTACTCTTAAAAATAGCCTTGCAAAAGGTGGATGTGGTGAATGTCAGACTTCATGCCAGTCAGCTTGTAAGACATCATGCACAGTTGCTAATCAAAGCTGCGAAAACAAGTAA
- the scfB gene encoding thioether cross-link-forming SCIFF peptide maturase: MIHKYTMYDTNIVLDVNSGAVHVFDDAAYDVVGLYKNETREQIIELLSEKYSGQVIEDAYEEIAELESQGLLFSEDSYAEALNKWERKPVVKALCLHICHDCNLRCKYCFASTGSFGGHRTMMDLETGKKAIDFLIEKSTGRRNLEVDFFGGEPLMNFDVVKGIVDYARIREKESGKNFRFTITTNAVLLNDEIKDYINKNMHNVVLSIDGRKETNDNMRPRVDGSGTYDRILPKIQDMAESRNQDNYYVRGTFTRANLDFSKDVLHLADQGFKQISIEPVVAAKDSGYDIREQDLPKLFEEYENLAREYVKRDSEKRGFNFFHFMIDLQQGPCVIKRLGGCGSGHEYLAVTPEGDLYPCHQFVGDEKFKMGNVHEGVFNSDFQKDFQKSNVYTKKDCAECWAKFYCSGGCAANAYQFNNDINIPYKIGCELEKKRVECAIWIKTQE; this comes from the coding sequence ATGATTCACAAGTATACTATGTACGATACAAATATAGTCTTGGACGTAAACAGCGGTGCTGTCCATGTATTTGATGATGCTGCTTATGATGTAGTAGGTTTATATAAGAATGAAACCAGAGAGCAGATAATTGAATTACTATCCGAAAAATACTCAGGACAGGTTATTGAAGATGCCTATGAGGAAATAGCCGAACTAGAATCCCAAGGTTTGCTTTTTAGTGAGGATTCATATGCTGAAGCTTTAAATAAGTGGGAAAGAAAGCCGGTAGTAAAGGCTTTATGTCTACATATTTGTCATGATTGTAACCTAAGGTGCAAATATTGTTTTGCCTCCACAGGAAGTTTTGGCGGGCATAGAACAATGATGGATCTTGAAACAGGTAAGAAGGCAATAGATTTCTTGATAGAAAAATCTACAGGCAGACGTAATCTGGAAGTGGACTTTTTCGGCGGTGAGCCGCTGATGAACTTCGACGTGGTAAAAGGTATTGTTGATTATGCCAGAATCAGAGAAAAAGAATCTGGCAAGAATTTCCGATTTACTATTACTACAAATGCTGTATTACTAAATGATGAAATAAAAGATTATATTAATAAGAATATGCATAATGTAGTTCTCAGTATTGACGGACGCAAGGAAACCAATGATAACATGAGGCCAAGAGTCGATGGCTCAGGAACGTATGACAGAATACTTCCTAAAATCCAGGATATGGCTGAATCAAGAAATCAAGATAACTATTATGTAAGAGGTACTTTTACCAGAGCAAATCTTGATTTTTCTAAAGATGTACTTCATCTGGCAGATCAGGGCTTCAAGCAGATTTCTATAGAGCCTGTTGTTGCAGCAAAGGATTCAGGTTATGACATCCGTGAACAGGATCTTCCAAAACTTTTTGAAGAGTATGAAAATCTAGCAAGAGAATATGTAAAAAGAGATAGCGAAAAGCGCGGCTTTAATTTCTTCCATTTTATGATTGATTTGCAGCAGGGACCCTGTGTCATCAAGAGACTTGGTGGATGTGGTTCAGGTCATGAATATCTGGCAGTTACGCCGGAAGGGGATTTATATCCTTGTCATCAGTTTGTGGGAGATGAAAAGTTTAAAATGGGCAATGTTCATGAAGGTGTATTTAATAGTGATTTTCAGAAGGATTTTCAAAAGTCAAATGTATACACCAAAAAGGACTGCGCTGAATGTTGGGCAAAATTTTATTGCAGTGGCGGATGTGCTGCTAATGCGTACCAGTTTAATAATGATATTAATATTCCATACAAAATTGGTTGCGAGCTTGAGAAAAAGAGAGTTGAATGTGCAATCTGGATAAAAACTCAAGAATAG
- a CDS encoding gamma carbonic anhydrase family protein produces the protein MIKDFNNITPKIHETAFVAPNSTVIGDVVLGENTTIWYNAVLRGDIDSIVVGDNTNIQEGCILHCKKGVEVRLGSHVTIGHGAILHSCRIGNNTLVGMGAIVLDSAEIGNNCLVAAGSVVTPRTKIPDGCLVAGSPAEVKRTLSEQEIAEIKCNANEYINLLKYYK, from the coding sequence GTGATAAAGGATTTTAACAACATCACACCTAAAATCCACGAAACTGCGTTTGTTGCACCGAACAGTACAGTTATTGGAGACGTAGTTTTGGGAGAAAATACAACTATCTGGTACAATGCAGTTTTGAGAGGAGACATCGATAGTATAGTTGTCGGTGATAATACAAATATACAGGAAGGCTGTATATTACATTGCAAGAAAGGCGTTGAAGTGAGGCTGGGCTCACATGTAACAATTGGTCACGGAGCAATTTTACACAGCTGTCGAATAGGTAATAATACACTTGTTGGAATGGGAGCTATTGTACTTGACAGCGCAGAAATTGGAAATAATTGTCTTGTGGCAGCCGGAAGTGTAGTTACACCAAGGACTAAGATACCTGATGGCTGTCTTGTGGCAGGCAGTCCAGCAGAAGTAAAAAGGACATTGTCCGAGCAGGAAATTGCTGAAATAAAATGTAATGCAAATGAGTATATCAATTTATTAAAATACTACAAATAA
- the yajC gene encoding preprotein translocase subunit YajC, with product MAVAALVQLVLPMALILGLMYVMIILPQKKKDKKTQQMLNSLQVGWSVTTIGGIVGKIINIKDDEIYIESGVDKNKILVKRWAIKDVVKPVEG from the coding sequence ATGGCAGTAGCAGCGTTAGTTCAATTAGTGTTACCTATGGCTTTAATTCTGGGACTTATGTATGTAATGATTATTCTCCCGCAGAAAAAAAAGGATAAGAAGACCCAGCAAATGCTTAATTCACTTCAGGTGGGATGGAGTGTTACAACTATCGGAGGTATAGTAGGTAAAATCATAAACATAAAAGACGACGAAATATATATAGAATCCGGTGTTGACAAAAACAAGATACTTGTAAAGCGTTGGGCAATTAAAGATGTTGTAAAGCCTGTTGAAGGCTAG
- a CDS encoding aspartate kinase, producing the protein MKVAKFGGTSLANAEQIKKVCSIILADSERKVIVVSAPGKRDSSDTKVTDLLIACAQKHLETGKAEAELDAVVKRFKDIANELGLDDEIVKMIRSDLEERLKLDTSHTGMFMDAMKAAGEDNSAKLVAAYLNSIGNKAEYVSPKRAGLLMSDEFGNAQVLPESYENLKMINSIEGIVIFPGFFGYTKDGKVATFPRGGSDITGSILAAALKADLYENFTDVDAVYAAHPGLVHNPVAVPELTYREMRELSYAGFSVLHEDTLVPVYMAGVPVCIKNTNNPTAPGTKISLVRDYSPNHVVGIASDSGFCCIYVSKFMMNREVGFGRKLLQILEDEGISYEHTPSGIDNISVILKQNQLKEGMEQKIVDRIKNELKVDDVSVDHNLAMIIIVGEGMKNTVGTAARATTALAKASISLEMINQGSSEITMMFAVRENEAHKAVISLYNEFFLNTKYK; encoded by the coding sequence ATGAAAGTAGCAAAATTTGGAGGAACCTCTTTAGCTAATGCAGAACAGATTAAAAAAGTATGCAGTATCATACTTGCTGATAGCGAGAGAAAAGTTATTGTTGTATCTGCCCCTGGTAAAAGGGATAGCTCAGATACCAAGGTTACTGATTTACTTATTGCTTGCGCACAAAAGCACCTGGAGACAGGTAAAGCAGAAGCTGAACTTGATGCTGTTGTTAAAAGGTTCAAAGATATAGCAAATGAACTTGGGCTTGATGACGAAATAGTCAAAATGATTAGGTCTGATTTGGAAGAAAGACTTAAGCTTGACACTTCTCACACCGGTATGTTCATGGATGCTATGAAAGCTGCCGGAGAAGATAACAGTGCTAAATTGGTAGCTGCGTATTTAAACAGTATAGGTAATAAGGCAGAATATGTATCACCTAAAAGAGCCGGACTACTCATGAGTGATGAGTTTGGAAATGCACAGGTTTTACCTGAATCCTATGAAAACCTTAAAATGATTAACAGTATAGAAGGAATTGTTATTTTCCCGGGTTTCTTTGGTTACACTAAAGATGGAAAAGTTGCAACTTTCCCACGTGGAGGTTCAGATATAACCGGTTCTATTTTGGCTGCCGCATTAAAGGCTGATCTATACGAAAATTTTACAGATGTTGATGCTGTATATGCAGCTCACCCAGGATTAGTTCACAATCCGGTTGCAGTACCTGAATTGACATACCGTGAAATGAGAGAATTATCATATGCCGGTTTCTCAGTATTACATGAAGATACTCTAGTTCCTGTTTATATGGCCGGTGTTCCGGTTTGCATAAAAAATACAAATAATCCTACTGCTCCAGGAACAAAAATATCCCTCGTCAGAGATTACTCCCCCAACCATGTTGTGGGAATAGCAAGTGATTCAGGTTTTTGCTGTATCTATGTAAGCAAATTTATGATGAACCGAGAAGTAGGTTTTGGAAGAAAACTCCTTCAAATTCTTGAAGATGAAGGTATTTCATATGAACACACTCCATCAGGTATTGACAACATATCCGTAATACTAAAACAAAACCAACTCAAAGAAGGTATGGAGCAGAAAATAGTTGACCGTATTAAAAATGAATTAAAAGTTGATGATGTTTCAGTTGACCATAATCTTGCTATGATTATAATCGTTGGTGAAGGTATGAAAAATACTGTTGGAACTGCTGCAAGAGCTACAACTGCTTTAGCAAAAGCATCCATTAGTCTGGAAATGATTAATCAAGGTTCATCTGAAATAACAATGATGTTTGCTGTAAGGGAAAATGAAGCACACAAAGCCGTTATTTCTCTCTATAATGAATTTTTTCTAAACACTAAATACAAATAA